The following coding sequences are from one Hippopotamus amphibius kiboko isolate mHipAmp2 chromosome 9, mHipAmp2.hap2, whole genome shotgun sequence window:
- the LOC130861566 gene encoding olfactory receptor 8B12-like, translating to MAVDNISSVTEFILSGLTNQTGLQIPLFFLFLGFYIVTIVGNLGLITLIELNSHLHIPMYFFLFNLSFIDFSFSTAIIPKMLTSFVSKKNIISYAGCMTQLFFFCFFVFSESFILSAMAYDRYVAICKPLVYTVTMSPQVCLFLLLGVYGMGVLGAVAHTGNIVFLTFCADNLVNHYMCDIIPLLELSCNGSYINVLVVFIAVTTGIGVPIVTIFISYGFILCSIFHIRSTEGRSKAFSTCSSHIIAVSLFFGSGAFMYLKPPSILPLDQGKVSSLFYTIVVPMFNPLIYSLRNKDVKFALKKTLGRKTFF from the coding sequence ATGGCTGTAGACAACATCTCCTCTGTGACAGAGTTTATCCTCTCAGGCTTAACAAACCAGACAGGACTCCAGATCCCCCTCTTCTTCTTGTTTCTAGGTTTCTACATAGTCACCATAGTGGGGAACCTGGGCTTGATAACCTTGATTGAACTGAATTCTCACCTTCATATTCCCATGTACTTTTTTCTCTTCAACTTGTCCTTTATAGATTTTAGTTTCTCTACTGCCATCATCCCCAAAATGCTAACAAGTTTTGTCTCAAAGAAGAACATCATTTCCTATGCAGGATGTATGACtcagctctttttcttttgtttttttgtcttttctgaatcCTTCATCCTGTCAGCGATGGCATATGACCGCTATGTTGCCATTTGTAAACCACTGGTGTACACGGTCACCATGTCTCCTCAGGTctgtttattccttttgttgGGGGTCTATGGGATGGGGGTTTTGGGGGCTGTGGCTCACACAGGAAATATAGTATTTCTGACCTTCTGTGCTGACAACCTTGTCAATCACTATATGTGTGACATCATTCCCCTCCTTGAGCTCTCCTGCAATGGCTCTTACATAAATGTACTAGTTGTCTTTATTGCTGTGACCACTGGCATTGGGGTGCCTATTGTGACCATATTTATTTCTTATGGTTTCATTCTTTGCAGCATTTTCCACATTAGGTCCACTGAGGGAAGGTCCAAAGCCTTCAGTACTTGCAGTTCCCACATAATtgcagtttctcttttctttggatCAGGAGCTTTTATGTACCTCAAACCACCTTCTATTTTACCTCTTGATCAGGGGAAAGTGTCTTCCCTATTCTATACCATTGTTGTGCCCATGTTCAACCCATTAATCTACAGCCTGAGGAATAAGGATGTCAAATTTGCCCTGAAGAAAACCTTGGGCAGAAAAACCTTCTTTTGA